Proteins encoded together in one Catellatospora citrea window:
- a CDS encoding class I SAM-dependent methyltransferase, whose amino-acid sequence MTDTAADFVRSYAALAPVPFLPEIKLHQADEPIGLWELTEGEYRSEQPPPFWAFAWAGGQALARYVFDHPETTAGKRVLDLAAGSGLVAVTAALTGAATVRAVDIDPLSAAAIELNAAANGVQVSVDQADILGGDAGDAEVVLAGDVFYSQAMADRMTGFLRRAVKNGARVLVGDPDRAFLPKPLFHEVAAYDVPTPFALESVTVKHTRVWELRGPAKA is encoded by the coding sequence GTGACCGACACCGCTGCTGACTTCGTCCGCTCGTACGCCGCGCTCGCCCCGGTGCCCTTCCTGCCGGAGATCAAGCTGCACCAGGCCGACGAGCCGATCGGCCTGTGGGAGCTGACCGAGGGCGAGTACCGCAGCGAGCAGCCGCCGCCGTTCTGGGCCTTCGCCTGGGCCGGTGGTCAGGCGCTGGCCCGGTACGTGTTCGACCACCCGGAGACGACGGCCGGCAAGCGGGTGCTGGACCTGGCCGCGGGTTCCGGGCTGGTCGCGGTCACCGCCGCGCTGACCGGGGCGGCCACGGTGCGCGCGGTGGACATCGATCCGCTGTCGGCCGCCGCGATCGAGCTCAACGCCGCCGCCAACGGCGTGCAGGTGTCCGTGGACCAGGCCGACATCCTGGGCGGCGACGCGGGCGACGCCGAGGTCGTGCTGGCCGGGGACGTGTTCTACAGCCAGGCGATGGCCGACCGGATGACCGGTTTCCTGCGGCGGGCGGTCAAGAACGGCGCGCGGGTGCTGGTCGGCGACCCGGACCGGGCGTTCCTGCCCAAGCCGCTGTTCCACGAGGTGGCCGCCTATGACGTGCCGACGCCGTTCGCGCTGGAGAGCGTGACGGTCAAGCACACCCGGGTGTGGGAGCTGCGCGGGCCGGCCAAGGCCTGA
- a CDS encoding LysR family transcriptional regulator, whose amino-acid sequence MLSLHQLRCFLATLEHGSFTAAAGALGYAQPSISEQVRLLEQQLDTTLFRRVGRGLVPTEAARALQPHASAALAAVDEAGRAVASVRELLTGTVRFGLFRTARFYLTADLVADVLQRHPGVRVELVGQNSAEVLEHLRKGRLEAAVIALPVEDENMVVTPVLRDELVYVSADPARLHARITPADLAAAQLVLPDASWRETDTTRRQLAQAVQRTGHPLRPRIEVEDTETALDIAARGLADTVTWRGVLHGLGDRLPAGLGWAPLRPAMYETFAVVHREGELSPASRVVVDLVTARMRGLDRAMRARAA is encoded by the coding sequence GTGCTCTCGCTGCACCAGCTCCGCTGCTTCCTGGCCACCCTGGAGCACGGCTCGTTCACCGCCGCCGCGGGCGCCCTCGGCTACGCCCAGCCGTCGATCTCCGAGCAGGTCCGGCTGCTGGAGCAGCAGCTCGACACGACCCTGTTCCGGCGGGTCGGGCGGGGCCTGGTGCCGACCGAGGCGGCTCGCGCCCTGCAGCCGCACGCGTCCGCGGCGCTGGCCGCCGTCGACGAGGCAGGGCGCGCCGTGGCCTCGGTGCGCGAACTGCTGACCGGCACGGTGCGCTTCGGGCTGTTCCGCACCGCCCGGTTCTATCTCACCGCCGACCTGGTCGCCGACGTGCTGCAGCGCCACCCCGGGGTGCGCGTCGAGCTGGTCGGGCAGAACTCCGCCGAGGTGCTGGAGCACCTGCGCAAGGGGCGTCTGGAGGCGGCGGTGATCGCGCTGCCGGTGGAGGACGAGAACATGGTCGTCACCCCGGTGCTGCGCGACGAGCTGGTGTACGTCAGCGCCGACCCGGCCCGGTTGCACGCCCGGATCACCCCCGCCGATCTCGCCGCCGCCCAGCTGGTGCTGCCCGACGCGAGCTGGCGGGAGACGGACACCACCCGCCGCCAGCTCGCCCAGGCGGTGCAGCGCACCGGCCACCCGCTGCGCCCCCGGATCGAGGTGGAGGACACCGAGACCGCCCTGGACATCGCGGCCCGGGGCCTGGCCGACACGGTCACCTGGCGCGGCGTGCTGCACGGCCTCGGTGACCGGCTGCCGGCCGGGCTGGGCTGGGCCCCGCTGCGCCCGGCGATGTACGAGACGTTCGCCGTGGTCCATCGCGAGGGCGAGCTCTCCCCCGCCAGCCGCGTCGTGGTCGACCTGGTCACGGCGCGGATGCGCGGCCTGGACCGGGCGATGCGGGCGCGCGCCGCCTGA
- a CDS encoding DMT family transporter — protein MTTTVSAPAAVSTSQARSARRGTVLVLVSAAGFGMSAVFAKQAYAAGFNVPTMLAGRFALAAVLLWAVVAWRRAPLPRGRALAVSVGLGAVGYALQAGFYFGALARIDASLTALLLYAYPALVTVLAIALRRERPDRRRLAALACSAAGMLLMLGAGGVGGSVATGGVLLALGAAVAYALYLTVSAGLPAGLDIFAVTAVVCTSAAVSLAATGLATGSLHAPHQVSGWLWIVLLAVVSTVIPIAGMFVGVRDVGASAAAILSCAEPAVTVATTALVFGERLSPAQALGGLAVLASVAVLQLRRRVVAAPAATAAEVSCDVPSPAAGDEHVRETPRTPRRRGGAAHWGLRPLRPGGVGSRPVGAGRTVRVERPVTRGGAHPGPETDRGPRHRRGAGG, from the coding sequence ATGACCACCACCGTCTCCGCGCCCGCCGCCGTGAGCACGTCGCAGGCCCGCTCCGCCCGGCGCGGCACCGTGCTGGTGCTCGTCTCCGCGGCCGGGTTCGGCATGTCGGCGGTGTTCGCCAAGCAGGCGTACGCGGCCGGGTTCAACGTGCCGACGATGCTGGCCGGCCGGTTCGCGCTCGCGGCGGTGCTGCTGTGGGCCGTGGTCGCCTGGCGGCGCGCGCCGCTGCCCCGCGGGCGGGCCCTGGCCGTCAGCGTCGGGCTGGGCGCGGTCGGTTACGCGCTGCAGGCCGGGTTCTACTTCGGGGCACTGGCGCGCATCGACGCCTCACTGACGGCGCTGCTGCTGTACGCGTACCCGGCGCTGGTCACGGTGCTGGCGATCGCGCTGCGCCGGGAACGCCCCGACCGCCGCCGGCTGGCCGCGCTGGCCTGCTCGGCGGCGGGCATGCTGCTCATGCTCGGGGCGGGCGGGGTCGGCGGCTCGGTCGCCACCGGGGGAGTGCTGCTGGCGCTGGGCGCCGCGGTCGCGTACGCCCTCTATCTGACCGTCTCCGCCGGCCTGCCCGCCGGTCTGGACATTTTCGCGGTGACCGCGGTGGTGTGCACCTCCGCCGCCGTCAGCCTGGCCGCCACGGGTCTGGCCACCGGCAGCCTGCACGCGCCGCACCAGGTGTCGGGCTGGCTGTGGATCGTGCTGCTGGCGGTCGTGTCCACGGTGATCCCGATCGCCGGGATGTTCGTCGGCGTGCGCGACGTCGGCGCGTCCGCGGCGGCGATCCTGTCCTGTGCCGAGCCCGCCGTGACGGTGGCCACCACCGCCCTGGTCTTCGGGGAGCGCCTGAGCCCCGCCCAGGCCCTCGGCGGCCTGGCAGTGCTGGCCTCGGTCGCCGTGCTCCAACTGCGCCGCCGCGTGGTGGCCGCGCCGGCCGCCACCGCCGCGGAGGTATCCTGCGACGTCCCTTCACCGGCTGCCGGAGATGAGCACGTTCGTGAGACGCCTCGCACCCCTCGTCGCCGCGGCGGCGCTGCTCACTGGGGGCTGCGCCCCCTCCGCCCCGGCGGAGTGGGTTCCCGCCCCGTCGGCGCCGGCCGCACCGTCCGCGTCGAGCGCCCCGTCACCCGCGGCGGCGCTCACCCCGGCCCAGAAACTGACCGCGGTCCTCGTCACCGACGAGGCGCTGGCGGCTGA
- a CDS encoding saccharopine dehydrogenase NADP-binding domain-containing protein, with product MTTIPKLAFGGRILLLGSGSVSQCLQPLLLRHVDMDFTRLTVMDFEDLAHTAAEVTAAGATYVRERITPENIETKLAEYVGDGDVLINLAWNIDTGVIIDWCQRHGTLYVDTSVEEWDPYADQLNATPQSRTLYARHMKLRERAKGWQADGPTAIVEHGANPGLVSHWAKIALLDIATAMLKEPERLPKPLDADRKVKLEEALANRDFAALGMLTGTKVIHISERDTQVSDKPKQVGEFVNTWSVEGFYEEGIAPAEMGWGTHEPKLPANAYTHESGPQNQICLAQTGITTKVRSWVPLGGPIIGMVVRHGEAFTISDHLTVWEDGKAVYRPTVHYAYQPSDAALNSLHECQMNGYTLQTDQRIMNDEIISGIDELGVLLLGHELNGWWVGSQLGIDESRALVPHQNATTLQVAASVLGAVYWMVNNPNRGLCVPDDLDPEAVLDVANPYLGPVPSVHTDWTPRSSYYEPFANFRPKTGDDTEPWAFENFLV from the coding sequence GTGACCACGATCCCCAAGCTCGCCTTCGGCGGCCGCATCCTCCTGCTCGGCAGCGGCTCGGTGTCCCAGTGCCTGCAGCCCCTGCTGCTGCGCCACGTCGACATGGACTTCACGCGTCTGACCGTGATGGACTTCGAGGACCTCGCCCACACCGCCGCGGAGGTCACCGCCGCCGGCGCGACCTACGTGCGTGAGCGCATCACCCCGGAGAACATCGAGACCAAGCTCGCCGAGTACGTCGGCGACGGCGACGTCCTGATCAACCTGGCGTGGAACATCGACACCGGCGTGATCATCGACTGGTGCCAGCGCCACGGCACCCTCTACGTCGACACCTCCGTCGAGGAGTGGGACCCGTACGCCGACCAGCTCAACGCGACCCCGCAGTCGCGCACGCTGTACGCCCGGCACATGAAGCTGCGCGAGCGCGCCAAGGGCTGGCAGGCCGACGGCCCGACCGCGATCGTCGAGCACGGCGCGAACCCCGGCCTGGTCAGCCACTGGGCCAAGATCGCCCTGCTGGACATCGCCACCGCGATGCTCAAGGAGCCCGAGCGCCTGCCCAAGCCGCTGGACGCCGACCGCAAGGTCAAGCTCGAAGAGGCCCTGGCCAACCGCGACTTCGCGGCCCTGGGCATGCTCACCGGCACCAAGGTGATCCACATCTCCGAGCGCGACACCCAGGTCAGCGACAAGCCCAAGCAGGTCGGCGAGTTCGTCAACACCTGGTCCGTGGAGGGCTTCTACGAGGAGGGCATCGCGCCCGCCGAGATGGGCTGGGGCACCCACGAGCCCAAGCTGCCCGCCAACGCGTACACCCACGAGTCGGGTCCGCAGAACCAGATCTGCCTCGCCCAGACCGGCATCACCACCAAGGTCCGCTCCTGGGTGCCGCTCGGCGGCCCCATCATCGGCATGGTCGTGCGCCACGGCGAGGCGTTCACCATCAGCGACCACCTGACCGTGTGGGAGGACGGCAAGGCGGTCTACCGCCCCACCGTGCACTACGCGTACCAGCCGTCCGACGCCGCGCTGAACAGCCTGCACGAGTGCCAGATGAACGGCTACACGCTGCAGACCGACCAGCGCATCATGAACGACGAGATCATCAGCGGCATCGACGAGCTCGGCGTGCTCCTGCTCGGCCACGAGCTCAACGGCTGGTGGGTCGGCTCGCAGCTCGGCATCGACGAGTCGCGCGCCCTGGTCCCGCACCAGAACGCCACCACGCTGCAGGTCGCCGCGTCGGTGCTGGGCGCGGTCTACTGGATGGTCAACAACCCGAACCGGGGCCTGTGCGTCCCCGACGACCTCGACCCCGAGGCCGTCCTCGACGTGGCGAACCCCTACCTGGGCCCGGTCCCGTCGGTGCACACCGACTGGACCCCCCGCAGCTCCTACTACGAGCCGTTCGCCAACTTCCGCCCGAAGACCGGCGACGACACCGAGCCCTGGGCCTTCGAGAACTTCCTGGTCTAA
- a CDS encoding type III PLP-dependent enzyme: MAMTNGKTLVTMIAAGNREIQDFLDSDQRETPYLVIDLKVAAQQFRRLTGAFRETTVFYAVKANPQPKLIRQLAQLGSSFDVASPAEIDLCLSEGADPSRLSYGNTIKKAADIRYAYDRGVRMFVFDSEAELRKLAEHAPGSAVFCRLLAGSAGAQWPLSRKFGCAPDMAVSLLAQARDLGLRPIGVSFHVGSQQLDPTRWDPSVAQAAQVFRELAERGIHLTLLNCGGGFPTGYQDPVAPIEAYADAINTAVERHFGPYRPTLAIEPGRFIAADTGVLRAQVVLVSQKSYDDDHRWVYLDIGRFGGLAETEGEAIQYRLVTARDGEPTGPVVLAGPTCDSVDILYEKAPYRLPLDLEPGDYVDILGTGAYTTTYSSVGFNGFAPLATFCIGDNA, from the coding sequence ATGGCGATGACCAACGGCAAGACCCTGGTCACCATGATCGCGGCAGGAAACCGCGAGATCCAGGACTTCCTCGACTCCGACCAGCGCGAGACTCCCTACCTGGTCATTGATCTGAAGGTCGCGGCGCAGCAGTTCCGCCGCCTGACCGGCGCCTTCCGCGAGACGACCGTCTTCTACGCGGTGAAGGCCAACCCCCAGCCGAAGCTGATCCGGCAACTAGCCCAGCTCGGTTCCTCGTTCGACGTGGCGAGCCCCGCCGAGATCGATCTCTGCCTCTCCGAAGGCGCCGATCCGAGCCGGCTGTCGTACGGCAACACGATCAAGAAGGCCGCGGACATCCGCTACGCCTACGATCGCGGCGTACGCATGTTCGTCTTCGACAGCGAGGCGGAGCTGCGCAAACTCGCCGAACACGCCCCCGGCTCCGCGGTGTTCTGCCGCCTGCTGGCCGGCAGCGCGGGTGCGCAGTGGCCGTTGAGCCGCAAGTTCGGGTGCGCCCCGGACATGGCGGTGTCCCTGCTGGCCCAGGCCCGAGATCTCGGGCTGCGGCCGATCGGGGTGTCGTTCCACGTCGGTTCGCAGCAGCTGGATCCGACCCGCTGGGATCCCAGCGTCGCGCAGGCCGCCCAGGTCTTCCGCGAGCTGGCCGAGCGCGGCATCCATCTGACGCTGCTGAACTGCGGCGGCGGCTTCCCCACGGGATACCAGGATCCGGTCGCGCCGATCGAGGCGTACGCCGATGCCATCAACACGGCGGTCGAGCGGCACTTCGGGCCGTACCGGCCGACGCTGGCGATCGAGCCCGGACGCTTCATCGCGGCCGACACGGGAGTGCTGCGGGCACAGGTCGTGCTCGTGTCCCAGAAGTCCTATGACGATGACCACCGATGGGTCTACCTGGACATCGGGCGCTTCGGCGGGCTGGCCGAGACGGAGGGCGAGGCGATCCAGTACCGCCTGGTCACCGCCCGCGACGGGGAGCCGACCGGTCCGGTCGTGCTCGCCGGGCCGACCTGCGACAGCGTCGACATCCTCTACGAGAAGGCGCCCTACCGGTTGCCGCTCGACCTCGAACCGGGCGACTACGTCGACATCCTCGGCACCGGCGCCTACACCACCACGTATTCTTCCGTTGGATTCAACGGGTTTGCACCATTAGCAACGTTTTGTATCGGAGACAACGCGTGA
- a CDS encoding M28 family peptidase, with translation MRSQALRPYAAKRALLALALAGTALAAPAAAADAAPAPVAAKAAALALAAPDISLTNVKAHLQQFQTIATSNGGNRRSNTAGYTASVNYVYNKLVAAGFSVVKQNCTSGCTSGAGPNVIADWPGGDANTVYMFGAHLDGVAAGPGINDNASGSSTVLEIALTLAATNPSMLNHVRFGFWTDEEQGLNGSEFYANSLPAAERTKIKGYFNFDMVASTNGGYFINRITSGIGQVLKAYYDTNFPGLNPEENVEGAGRSDDASFNAVGIQTSGVAAGASANKTSAQVTKWGGTTGDYDPCYHSSCDTYPANINDTVLNRAGDAAAYALWSLATGTPATAVWTDTFETATGWTTNPSATDTATTGVWERGDPADTNSSGAKQLGTTVSGTNDLVTGRLAGTAAGDYDLDGGVTSVRSPAVTLPASGTINLSLNWYLAHGSNSSSADYFRVSIVHNTGTAVLFTQAGAASNRNGSWALGTWNISAYAGQSVRILISAADTSTASLVEAGVDDVKITVS, from the coding sequence CTGAGGAGTCAGGCCTTGCGACCCTACGCAGCAAAACGCGCCCTGCTCGCGCTCGCCCTGGCGGGCACCGCGCTGGCCGCCCCCGCGGCCGCCGCCGATGCCGCCCCGGCGCCCGTCGCCGCGAAGGCAGCGGCGCTGGCCCTGGCCGCGCCGGACATCTCGCTGACCAACGTGAAGGCGCACCTGCAGCAGTTCCAGACCATCGCCACCAGCAACGGCGGCAACCGCCGGTCCAACACCGCGGGCTACACGGCGTCGGTGAACTACGTCTACAACAAGCTGGTCGCGGCGGGCTTCTCCGTGGTCAAGCAAAACTGCACCTCGGGTTGCACCAGCGGGGCGGGCCCGAACGTGATCGCGGACTGGCCGGGCGGCGACGCCAACACGGTCTACATGTTCGGCGCGCACCTCGACGGCGTCGCGGCCGGTCCCGGCATCAACGACAACGCGTCGGGCTCGTCGACCGTGCTGGAGATCGCGCTGACCCTCGCCGCGACCAACCCGTCGATGCTCAACCACGTGCGGTTCGGCTTCTGGACCGACGAGGAGCAGGGCCTCAACGGCTCGGAGTTCTACGCCAACAGCCTGCCCGCGGCCGAGCGCACCAAGATCAAGGGCTACTTCAACTTCGACATGGTCGCCTCGACCAACGGCGGCTACTTCATCAACCGGATCACCTCCGGCATCGGGCAGGTCCTGAAGGCGTACTACGACACGAACTTCCCCGGCCTGAACCCGGAGGAGAACGTCGAGGGCGCGGGCCGCTCCGACGACGCGTCGTTCAACGCGGTCGGCATCCAGACCTCGGGCGTGGCCGCCGGCGCGAGCGCCAACAAGACCTCGGCGCAGGTCACCAAGTGGGGCGGCACCACCGGGGACTACGACCCCTGCTACCACTCGTCGTGCGACACCTACCCGGCCAACATCAACGACACGGTGCTGAACCGGGCCGGCGACGCCGCCGCGTACGCCCTCTGGAGCCTGGCCACCGGCACCCCCGCCACCGCGGTGTGGACCGACACCTTCGAGACCGCGACCGGCTGGACCACCAACCCGAGCGCGACCGACACCGCCACCACCGGCGTCTGGGAGCGCGGCGACCCGGCCGACACCAACTCCAGCGGCGCCAAGCAGCTCGGCACCACCGTCTCCGGGACCAACGACCTGGTCACCGGGCGGCTGGCGGGCACCGCCGCGGGCGACTACGACCTCGACGGCGGCGTCACCAGCGTGCGCTCACCGGCGGTGACCCTGCCCGCGAGCGGCACGATCAACCTGAGCCTGAACTGGTACCTGGCGCACGGCTCGAACTCGTCCAGCGCCGACTACTTCCGGGTCTCCATCGTGCACAACACCGGCACGGCGGTCCTGTTCACCCAGGCGGGCGCGGCCAGCAACCGCAACGGCTCCTGGGCGCTGGGCACCTGGAACATCTCGGCGTACGCGGGCCAGTCGGTGCGCATCCTGATCTCCGCCGCCGACACGTCCACGGCGAGCCTCGTCGAGGCCGGCGTGGACGACGTCAAGATCACGGTCTCCTGA
- a CDS encoding acyl-CoA thioesterase — MIVRVEGRAMAEPVLTYRGAVYPWHCDHMGHMNVMWYVGKFDEATWNLFSTLGLTPDYLRSASRGMAAVEQHIVYQREVFAGDTVSVHSELLEVREKVIRFRHAMTNASGETTAVTTLTAVHLDTAHRRSCPMPAEILATARELLSPADED, encoded by the coding sequence ATGATCGTCAGGGTGGAGGGGCGTGCGATGGCCGAGCCGGTGCTCACCTACCGGGGCGCGGTGTACCCGTGGCACTGCGACCACATGGGGCACATGAACGTCATGTGGTACGTCGGCAAGTTCGACGAGGCGACGTGGAACCTGTTCAGCACGCTGGGCCTGACGCCGGACTACCTCCGGTCGGCCTCGCGCGGCATGGCGGCGGTCGAGCAGCACATCGTGTACCAACGCGAAGTCTTCGCCGGCGACACGGTCTCCGTGCACTCTGAGCTGCTGGAAGTTCGTGAGAAGGTGATCCGGTTCCGGCACGCGATGACCAACGCGTCCGGCGAGACCACCGCGGTCACCACACTGACCGCGGTGCACCTGGACACCGCGCACCGCCGCTCGTGCCCCATGCCCGCCGAGATCCTCGCCACGGCGCGCGAGCTGCTCAGCCCGGCCGACGAGGACTGA
- a CDS encoding nucleotidyltransferase domain-containing protein — protein sequence MFEELWVTAAHVRALDERVRGLVTGLFVTGSVPLGDYWPGRSDIDFVAVMDRVPTAEELGRLAKVHLSLPEDGPVYDGVYLTRAQLAAPPVDGDTAPQILAGDFQPAKADGQLNPVTWLELARHGLPILGERPDVALDEGVLRRWLLDNLSGYWAGFAAQAMPQFAALPPDLPIPPDPVLWAVTGPGRLHYTLTTGEVTTKTGGAHHTAQVLPQWSDLCERAIRSRAGEDEPFTAADGLASLQLVTDVVADARTRWHA from the coding sequence GTGTTCGAGGAACTGTGGGTGACCGCCGCGCATGTCAGGGCGCTCGACGAGCGGGTGCGGGGGCTGGTGACGGGGCTGTTCGTGACCGGGTCGGTGCCGCTGGGCGACTACTGGCCGGGCCGCAGCGACATCGACTTCGTCGCAGTCATGGATCGTGTCCCGACCGCCGAGGAACTGGGCAGGCTGGCGAAAGTGCACCTGTCGCTGCCCGAGGACGGCCCGGTGTACGACGGCGTCTACCTGACCCGGGCGCAGCTGGCCGCGCCGCCGGTCGACGGCGACACCGCACCGCAGATCCTGGCGGGCGATTTCCAGCCGGCGAAGGCGGACGGGCAGCTCAACCCGGTGACCTGGCTGGAGCTGGCCCGCCACGGCCTGCCGATCCTCGGCGAGCGGCCGGATGTGGCCCTCGACGAGGGCGTGCTGCGCCGGTGGCTGCTGGACAACCTGTCCGGGTACTGGGCGGGCTTCGCCGCGCAGGCCATGCCGCAGTTCGCGGCGCTGCCGCCGGACCTGCCGATACCGCCGGATCCGGTGCTGTGGGCGGTGACCGGGCCGGGCCGGCTGCACTACACGCTGACGACCGGCGAGGTGACCACGAAGACCGGCGGTGCGCACCACACGGCGCAGGTGCTGCCGCAGTGGTCCGACCTGTGCGAGCGGGCGATCCGCTCGCGCGCCGGCGAGGACGAGCCCTTCACCGCCGCCGACGGCCTGGCCTCGCTCCAGCTCGTCACCGACGTCGTCGCCGACGCCCGCACCCGCTGGCACGCGTGA
- a CDS encoding acyl-CoA dehydrogenase family protein translates to MAATHEVFNQVPPLTGHDVAADPPLLSAVVREGAAWHLDDLHRLGRLAGTEQAQRWGDEANRHTPVLRTHDRYGNRVDEVDFHPSWHELMRVAVTEGLAGGPWADPRPGAHVARAAGLLVWSVVEQGHTCPISMTYAAVPALRAQPDLAARFEPLLTGRVYDPGLRAPQTKGGLLAGMGMTEKQGGSDVRTNTTTATPAADGSWLLRGHKWFTSAPMNDLFLVLAQAPGGLSCFLVPRVLPDGARNTFRIQRLKDKLGNRSNASSEPEFDDAVAWLVGEQGRGVAVILEMVSLTRLDSSLGSAAGMRAALMQAVHHARHRHAFGGPLLDKPLMRNVLADLAIESEAATTLVMRVAGAVDRAARGDRGEREFARLGTALAKYWVCKRQPPMVAEALECLGGNGYTEDSGMPRLYREAPLNGIWEGSGNVNALDVLRALAREPQSLAAYEQEVAAGLGGDTRLDQAWQELRKELADTADAELRARRTVERMALVLQGSLLVRHAQGAVADAFCASRLAGDRGLAFGTLPPGLDLAAILDRVPPA, encoded by the coding sequence ATGGCCGCCACCCACGAGGTCTTCAACCAGGTGCCGCCGCTGACCGGGCACGACGTCGCCGCCGACCCGCCGCTGCTTTCCGCGGTGGTCCGCGAGGGCGCGGCCTGGCACCTCGACGACCTGCACCGGCTCGGCCGGCTCGCGGGCACCGAGCAGGCCCAGCGCTGGGGCGACGAGGCCAACCGGCACACCCCCGTGCTGCGCACCCACGACCGGTACGGCAACCGCGTGGACGAGGTCGACTTCCACCCGTCGTGGCACGAGCTGATGCGGGTCGCCGTCACCGAGGGCCTGGCGGGCGGGCCGTGGGCCGACCCGCGGCCGGGCGCGCACGTGGCCCGCGCCGCCGGGCTGCTCGTCTGGAGCGTCGTCGAGCAGGGCCACACCTGCCCGATCTCGATGACGTACGCCGCGGTGCCCGCGCTGCGCGCCCAGCCCGACCTGGCCGCGCGCTTCGAGCCACTGCTGACCGGCCGGGTGTACGACCCGGGCCTGCGAGCCCCGCAGACCAAGGGCGGCCTGCTCGCGGGCATGGGCATGACCGAGAAGCAGGGCGGCTCGGACGTGCGGACCAACACCACCACGGCCACCCCCGCCGCCGACGGCAGCTGGCTGCTGCGCGGGCACAAGTGGTTCACCAGCGCGCCCATGAACGACCTGTTCCTCGTGCTGGCCCAGGCGCCCGGCGGCCTGTCCTGCTTCCTGGTGCCCCGGGTGCTGCCCGACGGCGCCCGCAACACGTTCCGCATCCAGCGGCTCAAGGACAAGCTCGGCAACCGCAGCAACGCCAGCAGCGAGCCCGAGTTCGACGACGCCGTGGCGTGGCTCGTCGGCGAGCAGGGCAGGGGAGTGGCCGTCATCCTCGAGATGGTGTCGCTGACCCGGCTCGACTCCAGCCTCGGCTCCGCGGCCGGCATGCGGGCCGCGCTCATGCAGGCCGTGCACCATGCCCGGCACCGGCACGCGTTCGGCGGGCCGCTGCTGGACAAGCCGCTGATGCGCAACGTGCTGGCCGACCTGGCGATCGAGTCGGAGGCCGCGACGACGCTGGTGATGCGGGTGGCGGGCGCGGTCGACCGGGCCGCGCGCGGCGACCGCGGCGAGCGGGAGTTCGCCCGGCTGGGCACCGCGCTGGCGAAGTACTGGGTGTGCAAGCGGCAGCCGCCGATGGTCGCCGAGGCGCTGGAATGCCTGGGCGGCAACGGCTACACCGAGGACTCCGGCATGCCGCGGCTGTACCGGGAGGCGCCGCTCAACGGCATCTGGGAGGGCTCCGGCAACGTCAACGCCCTCGACGTGCTGCGGGCGCTGGCCCGGGAGCCGCAGAGCCTCGCCGCGTACGAGCAGGAGGTCGCCGCGGGGCTGGGTGGCGACACCCGGCTCGATCAGGCCTGGCAGGAGCTGCGCAAGGAGCTGGCCGACACCGCCGACGCCGAGCTGCGCGCCCGGCGCACCGTCGAGCGGATGGCGCTGGTGCTGCAGGGTTCGCTGCTGGTCCGGCATGCGCAGGGCGCGGTGGCCGACGCGTTCTGCGCTTCGCGGCTGGCCGGCGACCGGGGCCTGGCCTTCGGCACCCTGCCGCCCGGCCTCGACCTGGCCGCGATCCTGGACCGGGTGCCCCCGGCCTGA
- a CDS encoding DUF4190 domain-containing protein: protein MTDEQPKTPPPQQPPPYPYGHYPPQPPYNVYAILSLALGILVFPPLGIYFGNKAKQQIAATGERGIELANAGVVVGWVLTGLLAAFVLLWCFMAVTMFGMFGLFSATTVSVAS, encoded by the coding sequence ATGACCGACGAGCAGCCGAAGACCCCGCCACCGCAGCAGCCGCCGCCGTATCCGTACGGCCACTACCCGCCGCAGCCGCCGTACAACGTCTACGCGATCCTGTCGCTGGCGCTGGGCATCCTGGTCTTCCCGCCGCTGGGCATCTACTTCGGCAACAAGGCCAAGCAGCAGATCGCCGCCACCGGCGAACGCGGCATCGAGCTGGCCAACGCCGGTGTCGTCGTCGGCTGGGTGCTGACCGGCCTGCTGGCCGCCTTCGTCCTGCTCTGGTGCTTCATGGCCGTCACCATGTTCGGCATGTTCGGCCTGTTCAGCGCCACTACGGTCAGCGTCGCCTCCTGA